A stretch of Schistocerca cancellata isolate TAMUIC-IGC-003103 chromosome 3, iqSchCanc2.1, whole genome shotgun sequence DNA encodes these proteins:
- the LOC126176122 gene encoding cuticle protein 18.7-like, which produces MDYETLGRDDAEEGGRGRRRAAGGQRPGRPPRRIRAASGAALARSSAVGAARDAALLLWSCPGPRATKRRGTPPGQRGRRSVYKAACGLSRHSSAAAAVHSIMKVLVVLSAVLAVCVATPGYLSAPALLARGIAAPGLLAAHAPAVIAAAPAVVRTIPPGGPANIVIGPGGVPLDTPEVAAAKASHAAAVAETRVRDAVVNAAPAVVAAAAPAAIAAAPAVIAARTPAATVLAGHGLLAPAAALRYAAAVPALRYAAVAPAALGYAAAHTIVAPAPIHPGYAAYGPANIVIGPGGVPLDTPEVAAGKVADAVAHLEAKARNGVLLG; this is translated from the exons ATGGACTACGA GACCCTGGGTCGCGACGACGCGGAAGAAGGGGGGCGAGGTCGGCGGCGCGCTGCTGGTGGACAGCGCCCAGGTCGTCCGCCGCGGCGAATCAGGGCGGCGTCCGGGGCGGCCTTGGCGCGCTCCTCTGCCGTGGGCGCAGCACGCGACGCCGCGCTGCTGCTCTGGTCCTGCCCGGGTCCTCGGGCTACGAAGAGGCGCGGCACGCCACCGGGCCAGCGAGGACGCCGGTCCGTATATAAGGCGGCCTGCGGGCTGTCTCGGCACAGTTCAGCAGCTGCAGCCGtccacagcatcatgaaggtccTG GTTGTCCTGAGCGCCGTTTTGGCGGTGTGCGTCGCCACCCCCGGCTACCTGTCGGCGCCTGCGCTGCTGGCCCGCGGCATCGCCGCCCCCGGCCTCCTCGCCGCCCACGCGCCGGCGGTCATAGCCGCCGCCCCCGCTGTCGTCCGCACCATCCCTCCCGGCGGCCCCGCAAACATCGTGATCGGACCCGGCGGTGTACCCCTGGACACACCTGAGGTGGCCGCCGCCAAGGCGTCgcacgccgccgccgtcgccgagACGAGGGTCCGCGACGCCGTCGTGaacgccgcccccgccgtcgtggccgccgccgcccccgccgccatcgccgccgcccccgccgtgatcGCCGCCAGGACGCCTGCCGCCACCGTGCTGGCCGGCCACGGCCTgctcgcccccgccgccgccctccGCTACGCCGCCGCCGTGCCGGCCCTGCGCTACGCGGCCGTCGCCCCCGCTGCCCTGGGATACGCCGCCGCCCACACCATCGTGGCGCCGGCCCCCATCCACCCCGGCTACGCCGCGTACGGACCGGCCAACATCGTGATCGGACCCGGCGGTGTTCCCCTGGACACCCCTGAGGTCGCCGCTGGCAAGGTCGCCGACGCCGTCGCCCACCTGGAAGCCAAGGCCCGCAACGGCGTCCTGCTGGGCTGA